The DNA segment CCAACAGCCCAAGGGCAATCGGCAGATCAAAATGAGACCCTTCTTTCAAAACATCGGCGGGGGATAAATTGACGGTAATCCGCTTTGGCGGCAGTGCCAATCCCATGGCGCTTAAGGCAGCGCGCACTCGTTCTCGGCTTTCGGCGACGGCTTTATCTGGCAATCCGACGACCTGAAAGTTGGGTATGCCTGACGACATCTGAACCTGGACGTCAACATCCAACACATCTATTCCCTGAAAAGCGACGGTGTTCACCCGTGCAACCATGACTTCCGACTCCCCACATTATTGTTACCAAAGATATGCGAGGGCTAGAGGGGTTTTTTAAGAAGAGAGCTGGTGAGGATGCCGCTTTGGCTTACGAACACCGGGCGGACGACCCTTAATATGTTCTAATTCTTTGAGTTGGCTTTTGAGCGTGGCAACGTCTTTGTTCAGCGTTGTTAATTGTTTGCCCGCGTTGTCTGGAATATGAGCCAAGTTTAGAAGCCGATCTTCTAACTTGGCAATTTTTATAGCTAGGTTTTTAATTTTGAGGTTGGTTGAATCCAACGAATGAGTAGTTTTGACGGCGTGGCCCTCGACAAACTCCTGGGTTTCATGTCGAACCTTTTGAGAAGAATCTGCGACCATCCAAATTGCAGTTAAGCCAACGGCAAGACCTGCACAAGCAAATAAAAGTGTAACGCTAAGCATTAAAATCGTCTCCTGATGTATTCTACAAACGGAGTTTAAATTTTTGGTGAGGAGAGTTCTTTCCTCACGCCCGAAGATGCTACGACCTCAGGCTTAAGAAACGGTTTAATGATTCCAATTTTTTGGAATTTCTTCGCACAGAAGACGGAAATACGTGTCAGGTCCTTTCATAGTCATCGGTGAGACCAAATTTGACCCCAGGTATTAACCCAGACTAGGAGAACGAAAATGTTTGAACTTAAAAACACCAAAAAGACAAATTCGAAATCCGAAAACCGTATTGACTACTACGAAAATAGTCGCAAAAGAGCCGACCGTGAATTCGAATTTGAAATCCTCGTCCCTGCACACTGGTCAACTGAATTGTAAATCGAGACTGTCGGTTAATTGCCGGCTGTTATTTGCTCTGAGACCCGGCAAATAACGGAGTCATACCAATTGCCAAGAGACACGCCGTCCGTTCTCCTGGTCAAGGGTCTCAGACAGACGGCGCACTGCCCCGGCTCTGCGGACCCAAATTTATTTGGTGGACGTAGGGCCGGGGTTATTTTTGGGCCAAAAGGTGTTCAATAGTCCCCTTTTTTATTAAACACAGCCTAATTATGGCAAAATAAAGCCCTGATCCTTCCATAGCTACTAATAGAGACCTTTAAACCCATAACCCAAGACCAGGAGAATTGATATGCAGAAGCTAAACAGTTTTTACGGCACCGAAGGTATGGCGATCTATCGCGGTTTTCTCATGCAAGTGCAGTTACAATCCCAATCGTTCGGCTTGATTATTGCGACGGGACTCGGCGTATGGGCAACCTTGATGTCTGGAATGTATCTCTTTGGCTAAACTTGCCTGAGAAACTAATCTCACCCAAACTATGTCCCACCCAGCCGTGCTTCAATAGCATCCCAAATTTGGCCTTCAAGTGAAACTCCATCGTATCGGTTAATTTCTTGGAGGCCCGTCGGGGAGGTGACATTAATTTCTGTGAGGTAATCACCAATAACATCAATACCGACAAAAATGAGACCGCGCTCTTTCAGGGCCGGGCCAATGGTGGTGCAGATTTCCTTTTCACGGTCGGTCAGGGTCGACTGGAAAGCCGTCCCGCCGACATGCATGTTGGAACGCGCTTCGCCTTCTTTTGGTACGCGATTAATTGCGCCGGCAGGCACACCATCAATAAGGATAATTCGTTTGTCGCCTTGGCGAACTTCCGGCAGGTAGGCCTGAACAATCGCCGGTTCCGAGTTGCGTTCCAAGAACAGTTCCAGCAGAGATGAAAGATTTTCATCATCTGGCGTGATATGGAACACACCGGCACCGCCATTGCCATAAAGCGGCTTGACGATGATGTCTTCATGTTTGGTCCTGAACGCCGTGACCTGATCGATATCACGTGAAATCAACGTCGGCGGCATGAGATCAGGGAAATTGGTCACAAATAATTTTTCCGGCGCGTTACGGACGTTGGCCGGATCATTAACAACCAAGGTATCGGGGTGGATATGCTCCAACAGGTGGGTTGCCGTGATGTAGCCCATGTCAAACGGCGGATCTTGCCGCATCAGAACCACATCCATGGACTTAAGATTTAGGGTCTCAAAATCCCCTAAGGTAAAATGATCCCCCATCTTGCGTTGTACGCTAAGCGCCCGCGCCCGCGCGACGACGTGTCCGTCCACCAGAGACAAATGTTCAGGGAGGTAATGATAAAGCTTATAGCCCCGAAGCTGGGCCTCCAACGCTAAGACGAAACTGCTGTCGCCCTCTATATCGATGGATTCGATGGGGTCCATTTGTATGGCCACCTGAAGACTCATGGTTTATGCCCTAAAATGTTTTGGGGAAGTATTTTTAGTTAAGTCGCGCACGCAGTTCTTGCAACAAATTCGTCGTGCTGTAACGGGCAGAATCACCCGTATCCAGGCGAATATATTCTTCCAGCGCTGCCACGGCCTGTTTTACGTTATCGATGCGGGCGTACAGCAACCCAGCCTCACGCCATAATTTAGGCTGGTCCGGCGCAAACAACAACATGCCCTCTAAGGTTTCCAGGGCTTCGTCCAAATTCTTTTCACGTAACTGGCGGACCTTAATATTATTCTGAACACGCAGCAAAATGTCGCGGTTGTTTGCCGCATCATACAAGGTGGGACTCAGTTCCGCGTGATTACCCACAACGGCCTTCAGCAAATCCCTTAAA comes from the Rhodospirillaceae bacterium genome and includes:
- the gshB gene encoding glutathione synthase, whose translation is MSLQVAIQMDPIESIDIEGDSSFVLALEAQLRGYKLYHYLPEHLSLVDGHVVARARALSVQRKMGDHFTLGDFETLNLKSMDVVLMRQDPPFDMGYITATHLLEHIHPDTLVVNDPANVRNAPEKLFVTNFPDLMPPTLISRDIDQVTAFRTKHEDIIVKPLYGNGGAGVFHITPDDENLSSLLELFLERNSEPAIVQAYLPEVRQGDKRIILIDGVPAGAINRVPKEGEARSNMHVGGTAFQSTLTDREKEICTTIGPALKERGLIFVGIDVIGDYLTEINVTSPTGLQEINRYDGVSLEGQIWDAIEARLGGT